The nucleotide window ACGAAGCCATCGACGAAGCCCTGGCCGAATCCACCGCGGCGTATGCCGAGCAGGTCAATCGTTCCCGGGACATCTTTCTGGCGATCCTCGGCCATGACCTGCGCGCACCGCTGCAAGCGGTGAGCATGTCCACCGAAATGCTGATGCGCAAAACCACCCTTGAGGGCGACGCATTGACCTGTGCGCTCCACATCAAACGTGGCACCCGCCACATGGCGGTGATGGTCAGCGATTTGCTCGAGCTGGTCCGCAGTCGCCTGGGCAAGCGCCTGCCGATCGAACCGGTGCCCATGGATCTTGCCGATGCGACGCGTGACGCGATTGCCCAAGCCTACGCCGCTCGTCCGCAATGCGATCCGACACTGAACGTCGAAGGCGATGCCCAAGGTGTGTGGGATGGCCGAAGGCTCAATCAAATGCTGCAAAATCTGATCGGCAACGCATTGCAGCACGGTTCGAACCACAGCGCGGTCAAACTGACCCTCAGGGGCGAAGCGGACAGTGTTCGGCTCACAGTGCATAACGACGGCACGCCGATTCCGCCCGAGGCGATCGACACGATCTTCGATCCGCTGGTACGCAGTGCCGACGAAGAACTCGGCGGGCCGACCACCAGCCTCGGTCTGGGACTGTTCATCGTCAAGGAAGTGGTTGAAGCGCATCAAGGGACGATCGAGGTCAGTTCCAATGAGACCGATGGCACGCTGTTTACCGTGGTGTTGCCCAGGAAGGTGTGAGGCAGGAAGACCGCGTTGTCGTTCTTCGCGAGCAAGCCCGCTCCCACAGGGGAATGCGATCGAATGTGGGAGCGGGCTTGCTCGCGAAAGCGTCCTCAAAGGCAATACAAAAACACAGAACGATTATTCGATCAGCAGCCGCCCCAACCGCTGCCTGAGCATGCGGTTCTCGGCCCGCAGTTGCCGGACCTCTTCAAGCAGGTCCAGCGCCAGGGCAACGCCTTCCCATTCCAGCTCCAGATCGCGCCGCAGCTTGGCGGCGCGCTTGGCCAGTGCCAGCTCATAATCGGTGAAGCGCCAATCCTTGGGCAAGGCTCCCTGAGGTTCAAGGATGCCGTGTTCGACGATCTCGATCACGTGCACGTCCGACAGTTCGGTCGCCTCGCAAAATTCTGCCAGGTCCAATAGAACGATCACGGGGTCGCTCATGATTGGCTACTCCTTATCTTTGAATCAAAAGTTCTCTCGTGGATCGAAAGCGGCTTTTTTCGCCAACTCCTCCCACAACTCTTTGACGTCATGGTCGAGCTTTTTCGGCATCACCGCCTTGAGCTGCACGAACAGGTAGCCACGGTGGCCGGCCTTGTGCAGCAAACCGTGGCCCTTGGCGCGCATGCGCTGGCCATTTTGGCTGCCGGCCGGGACCTTG belongs to Pseudomonas sp. B21-015 and includes:
- a CDS encoding sensor histidine kinase KdpD codes for the protein MRLSDFIVQNVDRIVDEWEQFAKTITPAAENMDSMALRDHAKAILLAATRDMNKPQSASEQLAKARGEGPEKTPSLDEAGANHGELRHTVGFDLVQMTSEFRHLRACVIRLWVNSLDSPDLAYFQDMIRFNEAIDEALAESTAAYAEQVNRSRDIFLAILGHDLRAPLQAVSMSTEMLMRKTTLEGDALTCALHIKRGTRHMAVMVSDLLELVRSRLGKRLPIEPVPMDLADATRDAIAQAYAARPQCDPTLNVEGDAQGVWDGRRLNQMLQNLIGNALQHGSNHSAVKLTLRGEADSVRLTVHNDGTPIPPEAIDTIFDPLVRSADEELGGPTTSLGLGLFIVKEVVEAHQGTIEVSSNETDGTLFTVVLPRKV
- a CDS encoding chaperone modulator CbpM, coding for MSDPVIVLLDLAEFCEATELSDVHVIEIVEHGILEPQGALPKDWRFTDYELALAKRAAKLRRDLELEWEGVALALDLLEEVRQLRAENRMLRQRLGRLLIE